One segment of Pseudomonas asgharzadehiana DNA contains the following:
- a CDS encoding response regulator: MDVNWEGLLPIRGEIIVIEDDPTLQSLMTDIMDEIGAKTVPFATADDALTYLLEAHGECVLVIADHGVPGQVQGIEFIEMVKGRWPHIAAILTSGYLIESTAVPAHTIYLHKPWSLDDMVVAVAELLQPGNPISKR, translated from the coding sequence TTGGACGTAAATTGGGAAGGACTGCTGCCGATTCGCGGTGAGATCATCGTCATTGAGGACGACCCAACTCTGCAGTCGCTCATGACCGATATCATGGATGAGATTGGCGCGAAGACTGTCCCGTTCGCGACGGCGGATGATGCGTTGACCTACCTGCTGGAAGCGCATGGTGAATGCGTCCTGGTGATCGCCGATCATGGCGTTCCCGGACAAGTCCAAGGCATCGAGTTCATAGAAATGGTTAAGGGCAGGTGGCCTCACATCGCTGCGATACTTACCTCGGGATATCTGATCGAGAGCACCGCAGTGCCAGCTCATACCATTTACCTGCACAAGCCTTGGTCGCTGGATGACATGGTAGTGGCAGTGGCGGAGCTTCTCCAGCCAGGAAACCCGATTAGCAAACGTTGA
- a CDS encoding DUF421 domain-containing protein has protein sequence MSPFDIQRMLIDEFPLTFLLEVGFRATFAFLAVFLFLKSSGRRGIRQLSLFELVVILTLGSAAGDVSFYHDVPLLPVAVVFLTLLLLYRLTVLVMTKSKRFEAWMDGLPVTVIRDGLYELKSLDTLNISSNELLMELRQQGVEHLGQVRLGLVETDGDISLYFFEQKDLRPGLSVLPLEHRAEFETAPATALFCCVNCGCPQHIAEAQRADCSRCNHDIWSTALSSPRCR, from the coding sequence ATGTCGCCTTTTGATATCCAGCGGATGCTCATAGACGAATTTCCTTTAACGTTCTTGCTGGAGGTGGGTTTCCGGGCCACCTTCGCTTTTCTCGCAGTGTTTCTTTTTTTGAAATCCAGCGGTCGACGAGGGATCAGACAGCTCTCACTTTTTGAGCTGGTCGTAATTTTGACATTGGGCTCAGCAGCAGGAGATGTGTCCTTCTATCATGACGTTCCGCTGCTGCCGGTCGCCGTAGTATTTCTCACGCTCCTGCTTCTCTACCGGCTTACCGTCTTAGTGATGACCAAGAGCAAAAGATTCGAAGCCTGGATGGATGGGCTTCCGGTAACTGTCATCCGTGACGGTCTCTATGAGCTTAAGTCTTTAGACACGCTGAACATCTCATCCAACGAATTGTTGATGGAGTTACGACAGCAAGGTGTTGAACATCTCGGACAAGTAAGACTCGGTCTCGTTGAGACCGACGGCGACATCAGCCTTTATTTTTTCGAACAGAAAGATCTGCGCCCTGGGCTGTCCGTCCTACCATTAGAACATCGTGCTGAGTTTGAAACTGCGCCTGCGACGGCCCTGTTCTGCTGCGTAAATTGCGGTTGCCCTCAGCACATTGCGGAGGCCCAACGCGCAGATTGTTCTCGGTGCAATCATGACATCTGGTCAACAGCCTTAAGCAGTCCAAGATGTAGATGA
- a CDS encoding chemotaxis protein CheB, producing the protein MQKESHNHQVIVIGTSSGGLAALREFLAELPSDLTAAVFVTMHIGDQPSVLPNLLAQTSPLPVGFAVGEEPIQTGRVYIAPPDKHLLVRKGAIQVVRSAKENHSRPAIDPMFRSAAISYGSNAIGVLMTGELDDGVVGLQAIKAYGGLAFVQDPETAEAPSMPTSALRHVTVDGCLPLTDLGRRLVQIINQRIAGATAPSESKRIEPFATENDLAEDFSKGGSYALDEIGQVAAISCPECGGALWEIDASSPRFRCHTGHAYTAAALFHAQNETIEEALWVAIRALHEKQLLLGRLMQSSKDGGRLGALREYELAGEGLEGHKATLRALLTSLRPA; encoded by the coding sequence ATGCAGAAAGAAAGCCACAACCACCAAGTGATCGTCATCGGCACTTCAAGCGGCGGGCTCGCTGCATTGCGTGAGTTTCTTGCCGAGCTTCCGTCGGATTTAACTGCGGCAGTCTTTGTCACGATGCATATCGGAGACCAACCTAGCGTTCTCCCAAACCTTCTTGCCCAGACGAGCCCATTGCCTGTCGGCTTCGCCGTGGGTGAAGAGCCGATACAGACGGGTCGTGTATACATAGCGCCTCCGGATAAGCATCTGCTTGTCAGAAAAGGAGCTATTCAGGTCGTTCGAAGTGCAAAGGAAAACCACTCGCGACCTGCGATTGATCCGATGTTTAGATCGGCTGCCATCAGCTACGGAAGCAATGCCATAGGGGTGTTGATGACTGGCGAACTTGATGACGGTGTAGTTGGACTCCAGGCGATAAAGGCCTATGGCGGACTGGCCTTCGTACAGGATCCTGAAACTGCCGAAGCTCCCTCAATGCCGACGAGCGCTCTTCGTCATGTAACTGTTGACGGATGCCTGCCGCTCACTGATTTGGGTAGGAGGCTCGTACAGATCATCAATCAACGCATAGCCGGAGCGACAGCGCCTTCTGAATCAAAACGTATCGAGCCATTCGCTACGGAGAATGATCTGGCTGAGGATTTCAGTAAGGGTGGTTCTTACGCGCTGGATGAGATCGGCCAAGTCGCAGCCATTTCCTGTCCTGAATGCGGAGGCGCTCTGTGGGAGATAGACGCGTCATCACCACGGTTTCGCTGCCATACCGGTCATGCTTATACCGCCGCCGCATTGTTTCATGCCCAAAATGAAACGATTGAGGAGGCACTCTGGGTGGCCATTAGAGCCTTGCATGAAAAACAGTTGCTCTTGGGTCGGCTCATGCAGAGCAGCAAAGACGGCGGGCGCTTGGGCGCGTTACGAGAATACGAACTTGCGGGTGAGGGACTCGAAGGTCATAAGGCGACCCTACGCGCATTGCTTACTTCGTTACGTCCCGCTTGA
- a CDS encoding magnesium transporter CorA family protein, which yields MVEGYSIQSGSLCCASKDDACIWLSVAPDAAEQSELQSRLGISAQAMESSLDPDEVARIEIKPDHLFLIWKRPESFDGRAFNVSSFGVVSSEKRLVVICASNSLLSSLEHDLQMTGPVDVLMALLAESVHHYLGHLRVVKQIAREIQHQFTRAMDNQQLAQMYNLSESLVYYVNAIQGNGAVLTLLRNHGQRQGFSDRQLDSLNDLIIENEQSYQQAKIHAKVFANLIESHGNLANNSMNRALRKLTLINVVFLPLNLIAGIGGMSEFSMMTSGVPWWMSFPVLIMCMGFVGAGMVYALRRMA from the coding sequence ATGGTTGAAGGTTACTCTATACAGTCTGGCTCCCTGTGCTGCGCATCAAAAGACGACGCGTGTATTTGGCTGTCTGTCGCCCCGGACGCAGCCGAGCAATCCGAGCTACAGAGTCGCTTGGGCATTAGCGCTCAAGCGATGGAATCGTCCCTCGATCCTGATGAGGTGGCTCGAATCGAGATCAAACCAGATCACCTGTTCCTGATCTGGAAGCGCCCGGAAAGCTTTGACGGGCGAGCATTCAATGTCTCATCGTTCGGCGTGGTGTCGAGTGAAAAGCGGCTGGTGGTGATTTGTGCAAGCAATTCGCTGCTGTCCAGTCTTGAGCACGATCTGCAAATGACTGGCCCAGTGGATGTGTTGATGGCGCTACTCGCTGAAAGCGTTCATCACTACCTCGGGCATTTGAGGGTAGTGAAACAAATTGCTCGAGAGATTCAGCACCAATTCACCCGAGCGATGGATAACCAGCAGCTGGCTCAAATGTACAACCTGAGCGAAAGCCTTGTTTACTACGTAAACGCGATTCAAGGTAACGGCGCGGTTTTGACCCTGCTGCGAAACCATGGCCAGCGACAAGGCTTCAGTGACAGACAGCTAGATTCGCTAAACGACCTGATCATAGAAAACGAGCAAAGTTATCAGCAGGCCAAAATTCACGCGAAGGTGTTCGCAAACCTGATCGAGTCGCACGGCAACCTTGCAAACAACAGCATGAATCGAGCCCTTCGCAAACTTACGCTCATCAATGTCGTTTTCCTCCCGTTAAACCTTATCGCCGGCATCGGCGGGATGTCGGAATTCAGCATGATGACGTCCGGTGTTCCCTGGTGGATGTCCTTTCCCGTACTGATCATGTGCATGGGTTTCGTCGGTGCGGGAATGGTTTACGCATTGCGGCGTATGGCCTAA
- a CDS encoding DUF2188 domain-containing protein — translation MDNYHIKKTGKLWELVKEGAQRASKTASTKAEITEIASEFLQGKTASLKIHKEDGTIQEERTFPRSADPSKTKG, via the coding sequence ATGGATAACTATCACATCAAGAAAACAGGAAAGCTTTGGGAGCTCGTCAAAGAGGGCGCGCAACGCGCCTCCAAGACCGCATCTACCAAAGCAGAAATTACCGAGATAGCGAGCGAATTTCTTCAGGGCAAGACAGCCTCTCTCAAAATTCACAAAGAGGACGGCACGATCCAAGAGGAGCGTACGTTTCCTCGATCAGCAGATCCTAGTAAAACAAAAGGCTGA
- a CDS encoding DUF6555 family protein — protein MENNLFVINYKLHGVPKSFIIRSKAMQNADAWHWASCDAGAAPIPKPGRPPLKMVSKPQAEKYGITDVTWRASST, from the coding sequence ATGGAAAACAATCTATTCGTCATCAACTACAAGCTTCATGGTGTGCCCAAGTCCTTCATCATCCGTAGCAAAGCGATGCAAAACGCTGATGCCTGGCACTGGGCTAGCTGCGATGCGGGCGCAGCCCCAATTCCCAAGCCTGGACGCCCGCCACTGAAGATGGTGTCCAAACCTCAAGCCGAAAAATACGGCATTACCGATGTCACTTGGCGAGCCAGCTCAACGTAG